One window of the Dendropsophus ebraccatus isolate aDenEbr1 chromosome 12, aDenEbr1.pat, whole genome shotgun sequence genome contains the following:
- the RUVBL2 gene encoding ruvB-like 2, with product MATMATTTKVPEVRDVTRIERIGAHSHIRGLGLDDALEPRQVSQGMVGQLAARRAAGVILEMIKEGKIAGRAVLIAGQPGTGKTAIAMGMAQALGSDTPFTAIAGSEIFSLEMSKTEALTQAFRRSIGVRIKEETEIIEGEVVEVQIDRPATGTGAKVGKLTLKTTEMETIYDLGTKMIESLTKEKVQAGDVITIDKATGKITKLGRAFTRARDYDAMGSQTKFVQCPDGELQKRKEVVHTVSLHEIDVINSRTQGFLALFSGDTGEIKSEVREQINAKVAEWREEGKAEIIPGVLFIDEVHMLDIECFSFLNRALESDMAPVLIMATNRGITRIRGTNYQSPHGIPIDLLDRLLIISTSPYNEKETKQILKIRCEEEDVDMSEDAYTVLTRIGLETSLRYSIQLITAASLVCRKRKGNDVQVDDIKRVYSLFLDESRSTQYMKEYQDAFMFNEMKGDTMDTS from the exons ATGGCAACCATGGCG ACGACCACCAAGGTGCCGGAAGTCCGAGATGTCACCAGGATTGAGAGAATTG GTGCTCATTCTCACATTCGAGGGCTTGGACTGGATGATGCTCTTGAACCTCGGCAG GTATCACAAGGCATGGTTGGTCAGCTGGCAGCTCGCCGAGCAGCCGGGGTTATTTTGGAAATGATCAAAGAGGGAAAGATTGCAGGACGTGCTGTATTAATAGCTGGACAGCCTGGAACGGGAAAAACAGCTATTGCCATGG GTATGGCCCAAGCTTTGGGCTCAGATACACCATTCACTGCCATCGCTGGCAGTGAGATCTTCTCTCTGGAAATGAGCAAAACAGAGGCATTGACGCAGGCTTTCCGACGATCTATAGGAGTCAGAATCAA GGAAGAAACAGAAATAATTGAAGGAGAAGTGGTAGAGGTGCAAATAGACAGACCAGCTACCGGAACG GGTGCCAAAGTAGGCAAACTGACCTTGAAGACAACAGAGATGGAAACGATTTATGACCTGGGCACAAAGATGATTGAATCGCTGACAAAGGAAAAAGTCCAGGCTGG GGATGTCATAACCATCGATAAAGCAACAGGCAAGATCACAAAGTTGGGCCGCGCCTTCACAAGAGCGAGGGACTATGATGCCATGGGATCTCAG ACAAAGTTTGTACAGTGTCCTGATGGTGAACTCCAAAAACGCAAGGAAGTGGTACATACAGTGTCATTGCATGAAATCGATGTAATAAACAGCAGAACACAGGGATTCCTTGCGCTTTTCTCCG GTGATACAGGGGAGATCAAATCCGAGGTCCGAGAACAGATTAATGCAAAGGTGGCAGAATGGCGAGAGGAAGGAAAAGCAGAGATTATTCCAGGG GTGCTGTTTATTGATGAAGTCCATATGTTGGACATTGAGTGCTTTTCTTTCTTGAATCGGGCTTTGGAAAGTGACATGGCTCCAGTTCTCATTATGGCCACAAACAGAGGAATCACCAG GATCCGTGGCACAAATTACCAGAGTCCACATGGTATTCCTATTGATTTACTGGATCGGTTACTGATTATTTCCACTTCACCGTATAATGAGAAGGAAACCAAACAGATCCTGAAGATCAG GTGTGAAGAGGAAGATGTAGACATGAGTGAAGATGCTTATACTGTATTGACAAGAATTGGCTTGGAGACCTCCTTAAGATACTCTATACAACTCATCACTGCTGCAAGCCTGGTCTGCAGGAAAAGAAAG GGTAATGATGTCCAGGTAGATGACATAAAGCGAGTTTACTCCTTGTTTCTTGATGAATCTCGCTCAACACAATACATGAAAGAATACCAGGACGCCTTTATGTTCAATGAAATGA AAGGAGACACAATGGACACGTCTTGA